In the genome of Sphingopyxis sp. YF1, the window GTCGGGATTGATTTTTTTCGCTCTATATATAGCAATTTTAGCTGAATCTATGTCTCCTAGTTCTTTGTACGAATATCCCAAATTTATCAGGGCCCATAGATAGTCCGGCTTCAATTCTATAGATTTTTTGTAATTTACTATAGATTCTTCATATTTGTATGAGTTGCGATATGCATTTGCGAGATTGTAGAAAACAGAGGGCGATTTCGATCCTCCTTCTATCGAAATCAAATAATCCGCAATTGCTCCCTCGTAATCTTTGATCGAGGCCTTGTGAAAGCCACGGATGGCATAAGCCGACGCTATAAATTCAGCGTCTTTATTTTCTTTAAGGTCGGTTACATTCCCTGTGGCCTGCTTTATTGTTTCGGAGCATGCTTCGATTTTGGTCTGCACCGAAGGCGCTGCATCGAGGGACGCGCAAACGTCGAAGGGATCCGGCTCAGCCGATTTAACCTGCGACGCGGTCAACAAGAACAATGCGCCGCCCAAAGCAAGCGTGCCCCTGGTTATTCTAACCGACTGTGTTGCCATCGCGTGTTTCGCCCTCGTTTGACCCATGGTGGAGTCCCGAACAAAGACGTTTGTGACCGATCAGAGCGGGAACATCAATCATGCTCGCGCCCACCCGCGCCCATATACAGTTCGCGCCCCGTGTCCTCATAGACCTGGCTCATTTCCGCCATGCCCTTCTCGGCCTCCTCCGCCGCGATGAAGCCGGCGCTGTCCTGATTTTGCAGCTTGGCGAAGTCGCGGACTTCCTGGCTGATCTTCATCGAGCAGAATTTGGGGCCGCACATGCTGCAGAAATGCGCCGACTTGGCGCCCTCGGCGGGGAGCGTCTGGTCGTGATATTGCTCGGCGGTGTCGGGGTCGAGGCTCAGGTTGAACTGGTCGCGCCAGCGGAATTCGAAGCGCGCCTTGCTCAGCGCATCATCGCGGACCTTGGCGGCGGGGTGGCCCTTGGCGAGGTCGGCGGCGTGCGCGGCGAGCTTGTAGGTGACGACGCCGACCTTCACATCGTCGCGGTCGGGCAGGCCGAGATGCTCCTTCGGCGTGACGTAGCAAAGCATCGCGGTGCCGTACCAGCCGATCATCGCGGCGCCGATGCCGCTGGTGATATGGTCGTAGCCGGGCGCGATGTCGGTGGTGAGCGGCCCCAAGGTGTAGAAGGGCGCCTCGCCGCACGCTTCGAGCTGCTTGTCCATATTCTCCTTGATCTTGTGCATCGGGACGTGGCCCGGGCCCTCGATCATCACCTGCACATCCTGCTCCCACGCGCGCTTGGTGAGCTCGCCGAGCGTGTAGAGCTCGGCGAACTGCGCCTCGTCGTTGGCGTCGGCGATGCTGCCGGGGCGGAGGCCGTCGCCCAAGGAGTAGGCGATGTCATAGGCCTTCATGATCTCGGTGATCTCGTCGAAGCGTTCGTAGAGGAAGCTTTCCTTGTGATGCGCGAGGCACCATTTCGCCATGATGCTGCCGCCGCGGCTGACGATGCCGGTGACGCGCTTCGCGGCGAGCGGCACGTAGGGCAGGCGCACGCCCGCGTGGATGGTGAAATAGTCGACGCCCTGCTCGGCCTGTTCGATCAGCGTGTCGCGGAAGATTTCCCAGCTGAGCTCCTCGGCGATGCCGCCGACCTTTTCGAGCGCCTGATAGATGGGAACGGTGCCGATCGGCACGGGCGAATTGCGGATGATCCATTCGCGCGTGTCGTGGATGTTGCGGCCGGTGCTGAGGTCCATGACGGTGTCGGCGCCCCAGCGGATCGACCAGACCATCTTGTCAACCTCGCTCGCGACGTCGGACGCGACCGCGCTGTTGCCGATATTGGCGTTGATCTTGACGAGGAAGTTGCGGCCGATCGCCATCGGCTCGGATTCGGGGTGGTTGATGTTGCTGGGGATGATCGCGCGGCCGCGCGCCACTTCGTCGCGGACGAATTCGGGGGTGACGTAATCGGGGATGCTCGCGCCCCAGTCCTGCCCGTCGCGGACATATTCGGCGAGGCGCTCGCGGCCGAGATTCTCGCGGGTCGCGACATATTCCATCTCGGGGGTGACGATGCCGCGGCGGGCGTAGTGCATCTGGCTGACGTTCTGCCCCGGTTTGGCGCGGAGGACCTGCTTCTTCACATTGGGGAAGGCGGGGACGCCGCCCGAGCGGTCGGGGCCGAGCTGGCCGTTGTCCTCGGGCCGCACCTCGCGCTGGGTCACCTCCTCGACGTCGCCGCGCGCGCGGATCCAGCTGGCGCGCAGTTCGGGGAGGCCCGCGGCGATGTCGATGCTCGCATTGGGGTCGGTGTAGGGGCCGCTGGTGTCGTAGACGCGGACGCCGGGTTCGCCCGAATGCGGATCGAGGTCGATCTCGCGCATCGCGACGCGGATGCCGCTGCCGGTGGGCGAGGCGACATGGATCTTGCGGCTGCCGCGGATCGGCCCGGTGGTGACGCCGATCGCGCCCGGTTTCGTTTCAATGCGGGAATCGATGTCGGCCATGTGCAGTCGCTCCATATCAATGCCGGAGCGAGACTGGGATTCCGTGCGCGGAACGCCAACCCTCCCTCCGCCCGAGTTACCGGGATCAGGTTCGACGGGTCGCGGGATGTTCCGCTCTCAACCTGTTTCCACACACAGGCTCCCCGGGGATGGCGCGGAGGATAGGCGGGGGGGCAGGGGAAGTCCAGCGGCATCGCCCGCGCTCCCGGCG includes:
- the thiC gene encoding phosphomethylpyrimidine synthase ThiC; the protein is MADIDSRIETKPGAIGVTTGPIRGSRKIHVASPTGSGIRVAMREIDLDPHSGEPGVRVYDTSGPYTDPNASIDIAAGLPELRASWIRARGDVEEVTQREVRPEDNGQLGPDRSGGVPAFPNVKKQVLRAKPGQNVSQMHYARRGIVTPEMEYVATRENLGRERLAEYVRDGQDWGASIPDYVTPEFVRDEVARGRAIIPSNINHPESEPMAIGRNFLVKINANIGNSAVASDVASEVDKMVWSIRWGADTVMDLSTGRNIHDTREWIIRNSPVPIGTVPIYQALEKVGGIAEELSWEIFRDTLIEQAEQGVDYFTIHAGVRLPYVPLAAKRVTGIVSRGGSIMAKWCLAHHKESFLYERFDEITEIMKAYDIAYSLGDGLRPGSIADANDEAQFAELYTLGELTKRAWEQDVQVMIEGPGHVPMHKIKENMDKQLEACGEAPFYTLGPLTTDIAPGYDHITSGIGAAMIGWYGTAMLCYVTPKEHLGLPDRDDVKVGVVTYKLAAHAADLAKGHPAAKVRDDALSKARFEFRWRDQFNLSLDPDTAEQYHDQTLPAEGAKSAHFCSMCGPKFCSMKISQEVRDFAKLQNQDSAGFIAAEEAEKGMAEMSQVYEDTGRELYMGAGGREHD